The genomic region CGGGTCAGATTCGGCGGATCGCATCATCAGAAGCTGGTGGTGATCCGGCATCCGGCGGCTCCCGAGCGTGACGTCGCGTTTGCGGGCGGCATCGATCTGTGCCACTCCCGCCGGGACGACGAGCGCCATCTCGGAGACCCGCAGGCAGTGCGGATGTCACCGCGGTACGGGGATCACCCGCCATGGCATGACATCCAACTGCGGCTCAGAGGGCCGATCGTCGACGCCCTCGACGCCACGTTCCGCGAGCGCTGGAGTGACCCCGCTCCGTTGGACGTGCTGTCGCCCGTCGCCTGGGTGAGGGACAAGTTCAGCGGCGCGGACATGCACCCGGATCCGCTGCCCGACCGGCCGTCGGTGCCGCCGGTCTGCGGACCGCACGCGGTGCAGCCCTTGCGGACCTATCCTGACGCCCACTTCGCGTACTCCTTCGCACCGAACGGTGAGCGCAGCATCGCCCGTGGTTACACAAAGGCGGTCAAGCGCGCGAAACGGCTGATCTACCTGGAGGACCAGTATCTGTGGTCCAGACAGGTCGCCCACATGTTCGCGGAGGCGCTACGGGACAACCCGCAGCTGCACCTGGTGGCGGTGGTGCCACGCTTTCCGGACGTCGACGGGCGGTTCGCCTTGCCGCCCAACCAGATTGGTCGCCACAAGGCCGTCGAGGCGTGCCGTCGGGTCAGCGCCGACCGGGTACACGTCTTCGACGTCGAGAACCACGTCGGAACTCCGGTGTACGTGCACGCGAAGGCATGCGTCGTCGACGATGTGTGGGCCTGTGTCGGCAGTGACAACTTCAATCGGCGGTCGTGGAGCCATGACAGTGAGCTGTCCTGTGCCGTGCTCGACGACACCCGAGACGAGCGGTCGCCGAGGGATCCGTCGGGACGCGGTGACGGTGCGCGGGTGTTCGCGCGTGACCTGCGATTGCGCCTCCTCCGTGAGCACCTGGACCGCGCGGCGGACGGCAGCGATGACGACGGGTTGGTCGATCCTGACACGGTGGTGCAGGTGCTCGATGAGACCGCGCGGGCGCTCGACGAATGGCACGCGGGTGGCCGTGTGGGCCCGCGACCGCCCGGGCGTCTGCGTGTGCACCAGCCGGAGAGGCTGGGCGTGCTCACGCGACTGTGGGCCGGACCCGCGTACCGCATGATCTACGACCCCGATGGACGGTCGTATCGCGATCGGATCAAGGGCGTGTGGTGAAAGCTCAACTGTCACTTGCGTTTCACTGCCTCTCATTCGGGTGCTGATTCTCAGAGTTCTCTTCGGAACACCGCCGTCAAGTCCTTAGAGTTCGCACATATGTTCGAATCGTGGGTGGGGGTTCGGTTCGCGAGGTGGTTGCCGCGATACGTGCGGCCCACGACGATCTGGCCGCACTGCCCATCGACGCGCTCACCGGGCCCGAACTGCTGGAGGTACTCGACGATCTCGAGACCCTGGCCTGCCAGCTGCCCACCCAGAGCCACCGGCTGCTGGCCCACCTGCAGACCGAGACCACGCCCCAGGCGATGGGCGCGAAGTCCTGGCGCGACGTGCTCGCGATCCGGTGGCGCATCTCCACCCGCGAGGCCAAACGCCGACTCGATGAAGCGGCCGTACTGGGCCCACGTCGCACGGTGACCGGGGCGCCGCTGGATCCGGTGCTGCCCGCCACCGCCCTGGCGGGCGCGCACGGATCGATCACCAGCGAACACGTGCAGGTGATCCGCGACGCGATGGCCGCCATCCCACCCACGGTCGACCCCCTCACGCGCGGCCAAATCGAGGTCGACCTGGTCCGCACCGCCACCGGAGTCGGACCCAAACAACTCAAGGACAATGCCGAGCGCACCATCTTCCTGCTCGACCAGGACGGCCCCGAACCCGACGACACCGAACGCACCCGGCGCCGCGGGCTGTCGGTCGGCCCCCAGCAGTCCGACGGAATGACCGCGATCAGAGGCAACCTCACCCCTGAGGCGTGGGCGATCTACGAGGCGATCTTCGCGAAGTGGGCCGGCCCCGGGATGTGCAATCCCGACGACGACCTTCCGTGTATCGCCGGCACCCCGTCACAGGAGCAGATCGACAGCGATCACCGCAGCCTGGCCCAGCGCCAGCACGACGCGCTGATCGCGGTCGGGCGCAATGTGCTCGAAAGCGGTGTGCTGGGCCAGCACAACGGCCTGCCCACCTCGATCATCATCCGCACCACCCTGCAAGACCTCGAGAGCCGCGCGGGGGTCGGTATCACCGGTGGGGACACCGTGATGCCGATCCGCGACGTGATCCGCCTCGGTGCGCACGCTCACCACAATCTGGCGGTGTTCGACGGGGTCACCGGCTCGGCACTTGACCTGTTCCGCACCCGCCGGGTCGCCTCCCCGGCGCAGCGGATCATGCTGATTGCCCGCGACGGGGGCTGCACCAAACCCGGCTGCCCGGTACCGGCCTACGGCACCCAGGTCCATCACGCGGCCCGCGACTGGGCCGATAACGGCCAGACCAACGTCGACGAGCTCGGCCTGGCCTGCGGGCCCGACAATCGCATGGTCGGCCCCGACGGCTGGAGCACCCGCATCAACGCATGCAACGACGTCGAATGGATCCCACCGCAACACCTCGACACCGGCCAAGCCCGCATCAACGACTACCACCGCCCCGAACGCCTCCACCCGCCCGCCGACAACGACAACGACGAACCGGCGGACAACACCGCCGAAGACACTGGCGCACAATCCAGCTCCGACCCACCCCAACCCGACGCGGCGTAGCCGTAACCGGTCCGCGGGTCACAGGCCGACGAGGCGCCCGCCGCAATCAGGACGTGCGGTAGCGGCGCTCGGGCCGGCCCACGCCGTACTGCAGACGTAGCTCCAGCGCACCCACGCCGAGGTAGTGCTCGAGGTAGCGGCGCGCGCTGACACGCGAGATCCCCACCAGCTCGGCGCATTCGGCTGCGGACACCTCACCGGCCGACCTGACGGCCTCGAGCACCAGCTGGCCCGTCTCGGTGCCCAGGCCCTTGGGCAGCGACTCACCGCCGCGCGCGGGCGCCGAGCCACCGAAGAGCGAGTCGATCAGGGATTGATCGACGCCTGCAGCTGACCGCAACGCGTCGTCGCGGGCAGCGAACGCCTCGAGTTTCGCCTTGAACTGGTCGAATTCGAACGGCTTGATCAGATAGTCGGCGGCGCCGCCGTCCAGTGCGCCGGACACGGTGTCGAGTTCCCTGGCCGCGGTTATCATGATCACCCCGACACGGTCGCCGCGAGAACGCAAGCGTTGCAACACCTCCAGTCCCGTCATATCGGGCAGATGGACGTCGAGCAGGATCAGATCGAGGCTGGACTCCGCGGCATGGGTGAGAGCCTCGGTGCCGGTGCGGGCGACAGCGGAGGCATGAAATCCGTCGACCCGGTCCACGAAACGGCGGTGGATCTCGGCGACCATGAAGTCGTCATCGACCACGAGGACCTCACGCATTGCCGCTACTCCCATCGGGACGGTCCAGTGGCAATCGCACGTCGAAGACTGCGCCGCCGTGTGGTCCGTCCGACACATCGACCGTGCCGCCCAGTTGTGCGCTGACAAGGCGGACCAGCGCGAGCCCGATGCCTCTGCCACCGGGCACATCGGGTTTGGAGGTGACGCCGCGGGCGAATATGGCCTCGCGTAGGTGCTCGGGCACACCGGGTCCGGAGTCGGCGACCGAGATGGTCAGTTCGCCTGCGTCGTCGAGGGCGACGGTGACCACTGCGCGCTCTGATCCCTCCGACACGTCAACCGCGTTGTCGATCAGATTCCCTAGGACCGTGATGACGTCGGTCGCCAGAGCGGGATCCAGTGCGGTGAGGTGGCTGTCATCGTCGAGCACGAGGGCGACTCCACTCTCTGCCGCCAGTGAGGACTTGGCGATCAACAGCGCTGCCACCGCGGGGTCGGCGACGTGGCGTGTCACGGCGTCACTGATCTCGGCACGGCGCCGGGTCAGCGTTCCGACCAGATCGCGCACAGCGTCGTACTCGCCGAGTTGAACGAGCCCCGAGATGGTGTGCAACTGGTTGGCGAATTCGTGGGTCTGCGCGCGAAGGGTGTCGGTAACGCTCTTGTGTGATGACAGCTGGGCCTGCATCGAGGCCAACTCGGTGCTGTCGCGCATCGTTGTGACGGTACCGATCCGCTCGCCGCCGGTGCTGGCCGCCCGCCGATTGAGCGCGAGAACCCTTGTCCGCGTCGTTATCACGACGTCGCGGCCGTCGTCACCGGACAATAGGAACTCGACGACAGCGGGGTCCATCCCGCTCGCGTCAACGTGGCGTCCCACAGCGTCGCCCGTGACACCAAGAAGTCCCTGTGCGCTGTCGTTGAGCAGTGTGATGACGCCATCGGTGTTCACCGCCACGACACCCTCTCGGATGCTGTGCAGCAACGCTTCCCGGTGATCGGCCAACCCGGCGATCTCGGCGACTTCCAGACCCCGCGTGTGGCGCTTGATACGCCGGGACAACAGCCACGAGGCGGCCAGCCCGAGGGCGGCGCCGAGCCCCAGATACACCAGCAGCCGCTCACCGGCTCCGCTGAGCAGTTGCCACACTGACGGATAGGGCTCGCTGACCGAGACCACGGCCAAAACGTCGCCGTCGGTGGACAGGATTGGCACCTGGCCGACCAGCGAGTGCGAACCGTCGACGTCGAGATCGCCCGACCACGCCCGGCCCTCGATCACCCGGCTGTGTTCGAAGCCGTCGCGTTGGCCCACGCGGGAGGGCTCCGACGACGCGCGCACCAGCCCGTCGGGTGCCTGGATCTCGACCAGCCGTGCGCCCGACAGGGCGACGGCGCGATCGACCTCCGGTGCCAGCAGTTGCGCAGCGAACGGATCCGCGTAGCGATCCCGCACGATCGGTGTCGAGGCGAGGTTCTCGGCGACCGCGATCATCCGCTGACCTCGCACGTCGCGGAACTCGCGCGAGGACTGTGCCACTGACACCGCCGCCACCGCGCCGAGCACCACGGCCACCACCAGCAACTGAAACACCAGAAACTGGCCGGCCAGGCTTCGCGCCGTCAGCCGTCGCCCGGTCCATGTACTCCCGGCCCATTTACTCAAAGACCAAAACGTCCTTTGCGTCCGAAAGGGTGACGTGGGTCACTTGGGGGAACAGTATCGATGAACTTCACAATTCGGCGAACGGGGACGATGGTGTCGAGACTTCCACGGTGGGCGACCGGGTGGGGGGCGGGTCTGGCCGCCCTGCTCCTGGTCGTGGTCACCGCAACGGCCTGCGGGGTCACCCGCGGCGATGATCCCGCCGGCCTGCATCGGCTGCGGATGATGGTGCCGAACAGCCCGGGCGGTGGCTACGACCTCACCGCCCGCACCGCGGTGAAGATCATGGAGGACGAGGACATCACCGGTCGCGTCGAGGTGTTCAACGTGCTCGGCGCGGGCGGCACCGTGGCGATGGCCCGGTTGATGAACGAGCGCGGCAATGGCGACCTCATGATGACCATGGGTCTCGGCGTGGTCGGCGCCACCTACACCAACGGGTCGCATATCAAGGCGTCGGACGCGACTGCCATTGCGAAGTTGATCGAGGATCCGGGGGCCATCTTCGTTCCCGCCGACTCGCCGTTCCAGACGGTGACCGACTTCGTCACGGCGTGGAAGGCCGACCCGTCCAAGGTCACCATCGGCGGCGGATCGTCACCCGGGGGCCCCGATCACCTGTTCCCGATGGAATTGGCCAAGGCGGTGGGCGTCGAACCCAAGAGCGTCAACTTCGTCACCTATGACGGTGGTGGTGACCTCTTGACCGCGCTACTCGGCAAGAAGATCACGGTGGGCACGTCGAGCCCCGGCGAACTCATCGACCAAATCGAGGCGGGTCAGCTTCGGGTGCTCGGCGTCTCCAGTGAGGAGCGTGTCGAGGGCATCGACGCGCCGACGCTGAAGGAGTCGGGTATCGACCTGACGTTCGCCAACTGGCGTGGAGTGCTTGCGCCGCCGGAGATCCCGGATAACGCCAAACAGTCGATGGTCAAGGTGCTCGAGGAGATGCATGGCACACAGCAGTGGAAGGACGCCCTGGTGAAGAACGGCTGGACCGACGCATTCATGACGGGTGCGGAATTCGAACAGTTCCTGAAAGACCAGGACAACCGGGTGTCGTCAACGTTGACCGAATTGGGCCTGCTATGAGCGCGACCGACGAACGCTCGCGCGAGGAGCGCAGGCCCGACTATGCGCAATACATCGTCGTCGCCGTGCTGGCGGTCGTCGGCGGGTTCCTGGTCTACAGCGCACTGACGCTGCAGGAGGGCTTCGCCAAGGTGGATCCCGTTGGGCCCAAGTTCTTCCCGATGGTCATCGGTGTCACGGCTCTCGTGCTGGCACTGATCCTGGCCGTCGCGATTCCACGCGGTTCCAAGGGCGAGGCCGACGCCGGTGAGGACATCGATCCGGACATGCCGAGCGACTGGCGCACCGTCAGCCTGCTGGTGGCGCTGTTCATCGCGATGATCCTGCTGGTGAACCCGCTGGGATGGGTCGTCATGAGTTCGATCTTCTTCGCCTGCGCAGCAACGATTCTCGGCAGTAAGCACTATGTCCGCAACATCGTGATCGGGGTGGTCCTGGCGCTGGCCAGCTTCTATGCGTTCTACTCCGGGCTCGGAATCCCGCTGCCCGCAGGCATCTTGGACGGGATTCTGTAATGGACAACTTCGACTGGCTCATGCAGGGCTTCGCCGAGGCCGCAACCCCAATGAACCTGCTGTACGCGGTGATCGGTGTACTACTCGGGACGGCGGTCGGCGTCCTTCCGGGCATCGGGCCCGCGATGACGGTGGCGCTGCTGCTGCCGATCACCTACAACGTCAGCCCAAGCGCTGCGTTCATCATGTTCGCCGGCATCTTCTACGGCGGCATGTACGGCGGCTCGACAACCTCGATCCTGCTGAACACGCCGGGGGAGTCGTCGTCGGTGATCACGGCGATAGAGGGCAACAAGATGGCCAAGGCGGGCCGTGCCGCGCAGGCGTTGGCCACCGCGGCGATCGGCTCGTTCGTGGCGGGCACCATCGGTACCGTCCTACTCGCTGCGTTCGCGCCGGCCATCTCTCGGTTCGCCGTCACCCTCGGCGCGCCGTCCTATCTCGCGATCATGCTCTTCGCGCTGGTGGCGGTCACAGCGGTCCTCGGGTCGTCCAAGCTGCGCGGGGCGATCTCGCTGGTTCTCGGGCTGGCCATCGGCATCGTCGGCATCGACTTCCTCACCGGGCAGCCGCGAGCCACGTTCGGGATTCCGCAGCTGTCCGACGGTATCGACATCGTGGTGATCGCGGTGGCGATCTTCGCTCTCGGCGAGGCGTTGTGGGTCGCGGCGCACCTGCGCCGACGGCCGTCTGACGTCATTCCGGTGGGTCGGCCGTGGATGGGCCGCGATGACTGGAAGCGGTCGTGGAAGCCATGGCTGCGCGGTACCGCATACGGTTTCCCGTTCGGCGCGCTGCCGGCAGGCGGTGCTGAGCTGCCGACATTCCTGAGCTACATCACCGAGAAGAAGCTGTCGAAGCATCCCGAGGAGTTCGGCAAGGGTGCCATCGAGGGTGTCGCCGGTCCGGAGGCCGCGAACAACGCGTCGGCGGCGGGCACGCTGGTGCCGATGCTGTCGCTGGGTCTGCCGACCAACGCCACCGCCGCGGTGATGCTGACGGCCTTCGTCTCGTACGGAATCCAGCCCGGCCCAACGCTGTTCGAGAAGGAGCCGCTGCTCATCTGGACGCTCATCGCCAGCCTGTTCATCGGCAACCTGCTGCTCCTGCTGCTGAACCTGCCCCTGGCGCCGCTGTGGGCCAAGCTGTTGCGGACCCCCCGGCCGTACCTGTACGCGGGCATCCTCTTCTTCGCCACGCTGGGCGCGTTCGCGGTCAACGTGCAACCGCTGGATCTGGCGCTGCTGCTCCTGTTCGGTCTGCTCGGCTTGATGATGCGTCGCTTCGGACTTCCGGTGCTGCCGTTGATCATCGGCGTCATACTCGGACCGCGTATTGAACGCCAACTGCGCCAAAGCCTGCAGCTCGGCGGAGGCGACTGGAGCAGCCTGTTCACCGAGCCGGTCGCGATCGTCACCTACGTCCTGATGGCGGTGCTCCTGATCGTCCCGCTGATACTGCGCCTGCTGCACCGCGATGAGGAGACCCTGCTCGTCGTCGAGGACGACAGGGACCAACGAGAGAAGGCCCAGGCATGATCGTTATCGGCTACACCGCGGACGCCTTCGGCCAGGCCGCGTTGGATCACGGCATCGCCGAGGCCAGATTGCGCGACACCGACGTGTTGGTGATCAACTCGACAGCGGGTGACGCCTATGCCGATCCGGCTTTCGCCCAACCCGATCGGGTGCGCGAGGTCCAGGCCCGTCTCGCGACGTGTGGTGTGCCGTCGCAGTGGTCGCAACCCGTCGGCGTGGACGCCGCGACGGAGCTGTTGACGGCGATGGAGCAGGCTGATTCCGAGTTACTGGTTATCGGGGTGAAACACCGCAATCCGGTCGGCAAGCTGCTGCTCGGCAGCGTGTCGCAGCGGGTGCTGCTGGAGTGCGCCAAACCCGTACTCGCGGTCAAACCAGCCGAGTGATGGACGAGGGCGGAGCAACGCGCCGGGCCTACGAGTCATCGACGTGATGGGCACCCGCCGGAGCCGTTCCGACGGTCACACACACCGCTCCTGAATTGTTTGCCATGGAGATCTCGACATTGATCAATGGCACTGTGCAGCACACTGTGACTGAATCGCAGAATTGACGGGTGCGCAAACGGTGTAACGGCGGCGGGCTTGAGTACGCGTCGGGATCGGTCTAAAGCCCAGGTTGATCGGCGGGAGTGCTGCCGAACGTCAAAATGATGCCGTTGGGCCGAATTTGACCTCGAAGTGATGCCGATGGTCTCGAAGTTCATTGACCACCCACTATGCCGCGTAGCGCACTGCCTCAGGGGCGGCGTGGCTGGCCGCGTGCCTGTAGCTGACACGGGTTAGGGGTAGCGAAGCCGGTTGGTGGTGCCCGGTGATATGCCATTGCGCCCACATGCTGCAGGTTGATCAAGCATCGAAGCATTGCTGCAGCATGCGATCTGCGAACTATTCGCTGGTAGTGGCCGCGCCGTCTCGCATGAATCTGTGCTGAATCTGTGAATTCGGTGCATTCGGGAGTTCCCCTGAATTTGCTGAAAGTGCGCAATCGGAGCTAGAGGCGAATTCACCGCCTTGGGGGCCTGGCAAACGAAATTCAAGATCAAATAACCGTGCAAAAGGTCTCATTGCAAATGAATGGTGATCAAGGTTGCGGTCATGTAACTTTTGCTGATCGACTTGGTTCCTATCTAGGGGGTTGCCATGCAACTAGCTCTCCGTTCACCTCTTTCGGCAGGCATTGCGCTCGTCGGAGCAACAGCGATCGCACTCAGTCCGATATCTGCACCGGCGCCTGATCTGAGTATCAAGGCCGACAGCGTCGCGTCGGTGTACGCGGACTACACGCCGACCAGCCTGGCGACGGCGATCTCCGACCTCGTCGGTGGCGTGGGTCTCGCCGGGCAGCAGGCCATCGCCGGTATCGGCGGGATCGGCAACACGGTGCTCGCCACGGTTGGCGGAGTGGGCAACGTGCTCGGTGCCACTGGCGGCGGCGCGCTGGCGGCCATCGCGTCCAACCCGTTGAATCCGGGGGCGTACCCAGCGGCACTCGCGCTGCTCCTGACGGGTTCGGGCACGGCATTGGGCACGGGGCTGGCGGGTCTCGGTTCCATCGGTGAGCAGGCCATCGCCACGATCGGCAATATCGGCAATACGACGCTGGCAACCATTGGTGCCATCGCCAACAGCCTGGGTGCCGGCGCAGCGGTCGCCGCCCTTTCGGCTCTGGCGCCGGGAGACATCCTCGCTGCCATCGGTGTGCTGGCCGCGGGTGCCGCGACCGCACTCAATGACGCCTTCCTTGGGGCTGGCAGTGTCGGCACGCAACTCGTCGCTGGTATCGGTGGCGCGGGCAACGCGGCACTCGCCGGCTTCGGCGCTGCCGGTGTTGGTCTCATCGGCGGTCTCGGCACAACGGTCAATCAGGCGCTGAATGGCGTTGGTGTTACTGGCAATGCGCTGATTTCGGCGGTCGGAGACTTCGGCAACGCGGCAATTAGCGCCATCGGAAACACCGGTGGCGCCGTGGCAGACACTGTCCTGGGCGCGCTCAGCACCATTCTGTCGAACCCACTGAATCCGGGGAGTTATGCGACGGCGCTGAGCACCCTGGTCACAGGGGCCGGGTCCGCGCTGAATCTGGCCGTACAGGGCGCGGGTGCGGCGGGCAACATCGCCGTGCAGGGACTTGGTGCGGTCGGCGACTCGCTGGTGAGCAACCTCGGACTGGCGGGCAGCACGCTGGTGCAGACTCTCGGCGCTGCGGGCGCCGCGATCATCGGCACCACGGGAGCGGTTGGAAACCTGCTCGGTTCGGCGATCGGAGGCGCCGGTAACACCGCCGTGGCGACGCTCGGCGGCATCGTGGGCACCATCACCACCGCCATCGGCACGGCGCTGGGTCTGATCACCTCACCACCGGCTCCGTTGGCGCCCTTGGCTCGCGGCGCGGAGACGAATGCCGTGTCCGCGACCGCCGTGACACCGGGGGATATCGGGACCGCGGTGACGGTGCTCCTCAGCGGTGTCGGAACGGCGCTCACGCAGGGCATCGTCGGATTCGGCGGCGCAGGTCTGTCTGCCATCACCGGTCTCGGCGCGGCAGGCATCACCACCGTCGCCACGATCGGCGCGATTGGTATTTCTGCCCTCGCAACCGTTGGGGCACTTGGTAACACGGTGATTCAGACCCTGGGTGCGATCGGCAACTCGCTGATCGCAGGCGCAGGGGCCGCTCTTGGCGCCGTCATGAACAATCCGCTGAACCCGGCGAGCTACGTCGCGGCTGTCTCGGCTGTGGTGGCCGGCATCTCGAATGCGGCGAACCTGGGAGTCAAGGGTCTTGGACTCGCGGGGACGAACCTCGTCGCTGGTATCGGCAACACGGGCAACATCGCCGTCAACGGCTTCGGCGACGCAGGCAACCAGGCCATCGCGGGTCTGGGCGCGGCTGGCAACGGGATTGTGAAGACCGTCGGCGATGTCGGTAACACGTTGGAGAACGCGGTCGGTGACGCCGTCGGAGTCATCACCGGTCCGTCTTCCCCGGCGCCGGTTGTCGAGGACCCGTCGACCATCGAGGTTGTCGAGGAGTCGCCGACCGTCGCCCGGGTTGCGTTGGCCCCCGCCGAGGAGACGGTGACCGACACGTCAGTGACCGACGTGAAGGTGACCGACGAGAAGGTGACCGACGAGAAGGGGGCCACCACTGATCCGGCTCCGAAGGACACCGCGGACACCGATGCCAAGGACACGACCACCAAGGACACCGACGACGAGGCTTCGGGTACCAAGGTTTCGAGCACCAAGGGGTCTACGGCGGGAAGCACCGCGAGCAAGGACGGCGGCAAGGTCAAGCCCAAGACCAAGGCGCCGAGCTCGAACAACGCCGGGGGTGGCAGCGGTGCCACGTCGGCAGCCGATGACACGCAGTCGGCGGGTGCGACGAGCGCCTCCACCGGCAGTGAGTCAGGCGGCTCGGGTGGTTCGGCGGGTGGATCCGACGGTGGCGGGTCTGACGCCTAGGAACACGTAGAACGGTGATGGGCCCCCTGGTAAGGGGGCCCATCGTCGTGTCGCGAAGCCAACCCATCTCCTATAGCGCTGCATCGACTGGCGTCAATTAGGGGTTTGGCGTGTGGATCGGGCCGGGTAGTCCGCTGCACATGGTCGATACTCGCGCGGCGGCTGCCGGTGCTCACGACAACGCCTGGTTCGAGTCGGCCGCGCGCAGTGGCTTCGCCGCAAGCGGGATACTGCATCTCCTGGTGGCCTGGATCGTGCTCCGCCTGGCGCTGGGTGACCCGGGAAGTGCTGACCAGTCCGGCGCGCTCGCAGCACTTTCCGCGCAAACCGGTGGCGCCGTCATGTTGTGGCTGGCTGCTGCAGTGTTTGCCGCCCTGGGGCTCTGGCATATCGTCGAGGCAGCCGTCGAAACCAAGGTCAAGGATCGAGCCAAGGCAGGTGCCATCGGGGCGGTGCACGTAGCACTGGCGTTCTCCGCGGCCAAGTTCGCTATGGGCAGTGGAAAATCCAGCGGTGAACAGAACGCCGGACTGAGCGCCCGGATGATGCAGACCGAGTGGGGGAGCGGTGTGCTCGTGTTCATTGCACTCGTGGTGATCGGAGTCGGCGGTTATCACGTGTACAAGGGCGTCACCAGGCGATTCCTGAAGGACCTTGAGGTGTCGGGCGGCTCGGTGATCACTGTGCTGGGCATCGCGGGATACGTCGCCAAGGGAGTGGTGCTCGTTGGCGCAGGACTGCTGGTGATTGTTGCCACGATGACATCGGACCCATCGAAGGCCACCGGCATCGACGCGGCGGTCAAGACGATTGGTGCTGCACCGTTCGGCAAGTTCCTGCTGATCCTCGCCGCGGTGGGCCTCGCCGCGTACGGGGTCTACGGCTTCGTTCGCAGTCGCTACGCGGACATGTAGAACCGAAGCCGCGCGACCTCGCAGTATGTTTCGGCGTCGTTTCGTACACGCTTCTGCGATGAATACCATTGCGCACTCCACGCGCAGAACTGCGTGAGTTGGTGTTGACATCTCGGACACGGCTGCGCAACGGACCCAACATCGCAAACCCGTAAACCTTTGAGCAGACCGCGTCTCTGCTGAAAGGCCAACAATGTCGAGACTGACCCGTAACCGCGATATCGAGCAACCGCGGCGGAGCCGCGATATCGAGCACCCGCGGCGGAGCCGCGATATCGAGCACTGGGATGCCGAGGATGTGGCGGCCTGGGACGCGGGTGGCGACAAGGTCGCCAAGCGAAACCTGATCTGGTCGATCGTCGCCGAGCACGTCGGATTCTCGGTGTGGTCGATCTGGTCGGTCATGGTGCTGTTCATGCCGCAGGACGTCTATGGCGTCGACGCGGCGGGCAAGTTCTACCTCGTCGCCGTGCCGACGCTGGTCGGTGCGTTCATGCGCATCCCCTACACGGTGGCGCCTGCCAAGTTCGGCGGCCGAAACTGGACGATCGTCAGCGCGCTGCTGTTGCTCATCCCGACGGTGCTGGCGCTGTGGGCCATGACGACGCCGGGCACGACCTACACCACGTTCATGGTCGTGGCGGCCTTCGCGGGGTTCGGCGGGGGCAACTTCGCCTCGTCGATGACGAACATCAACGCGTTCTACCCGCAGCGGCTCAAGGGCTGGGCATTGGGTCTCAACGCAGGCGGCGGCAATATCGGTGTCCCGGTGATCCAGCTCGTCGGTCTGCTGGTGATCGCGACGGTGGGCAACACCGCAGCCGAACTGGTCTGCGCGATCTACCTGGTGCTGATCGGGGTGGCCGCGTTGGGCGCCGCACTGTTCATGGACAACCTGCAGAACCAGAGGTCCAACCTCGGCGCCCTCGTCGAAGCTTTGCGCTACAAGCACTCCTGGGTGATGAGCTTCCTCTACATCGGCACGTTCGGTTCGTTCATCGGCTTCTCGTTCGCGTTCGGCCAGGTTCTTCAGATCAACTTCCTCGCCGGTGGCGACACC from Mycolicibacterium sp. YH-1 harbors:
- a CDS encoding phospholipase D-like domain-containing protein produces the protein MDTTDWFLTSAERGNPHTDIAAWCEGNLIEPLVHGAAYFDALAAEIAACGPGDHVFFTDWRGDPDENLRESGPTVAESLCAAAERGAIVKGLMWRSHLDKLQYSEEENRHLGEDVERAGGEVLLDQRVRFGGSHHQKLVVIRHPAAPERDVAFAGGIDLCHSRRDDERHLGDPQAVRMSPRYGDHPPWHDIQLRLRGPIVDALDATFRERWSDPAPLDVLSPVAWVRDKFSGADMHPDPLPDRPSVPPVCGPHAVQPLRTYPDAHFAYSFAPNGERSIARGYTKAVKRAKRLIYLEDQYLWSRQVAHMFAEALRDNPQLHLVAVVPRFPDVDGRFALPPNQIGRHKAVEACRRVSADRVHVFDVENHVGTPVYVHAKACVVDDVWACVGSDNFNRRSWSHDSELSCAVLDDTRDERSPRDPSGRGDGARVFARDLRLRLLREHLDRAADGSDDDGLVDPDTVVQVLDETARALDEWHAGGRVGPRPPGRLRVHQPERLGVLTRLWAGPAYRMIYDPDGRSYRDRIKGVW
- a CDS encoding HNH endonuclease signature motif containing protein; this translates as MGGGSVREVVAAIRAAHDDLAALPIDALTGPELLEVLDDLETLACQLPTQSHRLLAHLQTETTPQAMGAKSWRDVLAIRWRISTREAKRRLDEAAVLGPRRTVTGAPLDPVLPATALAGAHGSITSEHVQVIRDAMAAIPPTVDPLTRGQIEVDLVRTATGVGPKQLKDNAERTIFLLDQDGPEPDDTERTRRRGLSVGPQQSDGMTAIRGNLTPEAWAIYEAIFAKWAGPGMCNPDDDLPCIAGTPSQEQIDSDHRSLAQRQHDALIAVGRNVLESGVLGQHNGLPTSIIIRTTLQDLESRAGVGITGGDTVMPIRDVIRLGAHAHHNLAVFDGVTGSALDLFRTRRVASPAQRIMLIARDGGCTKPGCPVPAYGTQVHHAARDWADNGQTNVDELGLACGPDNRMVGPDGWSTRINACNDVEWIPPQHLDTGQARINDYHRPERLHPPADNDNDEPADNTAEDTGAQSSSDPPQPDAA
- a CDS encoding response regulator; the encoded protein is MREVLVVDDDFMVAEIHRRFVDRVDGFHASAVARTGTEALTHAAESSLDLILLDVHLPDMTGLEVLQRLRSRGDRVGVIMITAARELDTVSGALDGGAADYLIKPFEFDQFKAKLEAFAARDDALRSAAGVDQSLIDSLFGGSAPARGGESLPKGLGTETGQLVLEAVRSAGEVSAAECAELVGISRVSARRYLEHYLGVGALELRLQYGVGRPERRYRTS
- a CDS encoding ATP-binding protein, with the translated sequence MSKWAGSTWTGRRLTARSLAGQFLVFQLLVVAVVLGAVAAVSVAQSSREFRDVRGQRMIAVAENLASTPIVRDRYADPFAAQLLAPEVDRAVALSGARLVEIQAPDGLVRASSEPSRVGQRDGFEHSRVIEGRAWSGDLDVDGSHSLVGQVPILSTDGDVLAVVSVSEPYPSVWQLLSGAGERLLVYLGLGAALGLAASWLLSRRIKRHTRGLEVAEIAGLADHREALLHSIREGVVAVNTDGVITLLNDSAQGLLGVTGDAVGRHVDASGMDPAVVEFLLSGDDGRDVVITTRTRVLALNRRAASTGGERIGTVTTMRDSTELASMQAQLSSHKSVTDTLRAQTHEFANQLHTISGLVQLGEYDAVRDLVGTLTRRRAEISDAVTRHVADPAVAALLIAKSSLAAESGVALVLDDDSHLTALDPALATDVITVLGNLIDNAVDVSEGSERAVVTVALDDAGELTISVADSGPGVPEHLREAIFARGVTSKPDVPGGRGIGLALVRLVSAQLGGTVDVSDGPHGGAVFDVRLPLDRPDGSSGNA
- a CDS encoding tripartite tricarboxylate transporter substrate binding protein, which encodes MVSRLPRWATGWGAGLAALLLVVVTATACGVTRGDDPAGLHRLRMMVPNSPGGGYDLTARTAVKIMEDEDITGRVEVFNVLGAGGTVAMARLMNERGNGDLMMTMGLGVVGATYTNGSHIKASDATAIAKLIEDPGAIFVPADSPFQTVTDFVTAWKADPSKVTIGGGSSPGGPDHLFPMELAKAVGVEPKSVNFVTYDGGGDLLTALLGKKITVGTSSPGELIDQIEAGQLRVLGVSSEERVEGIDAPTLKESGIDLTFANWRGVLAPPEIPDNAKQSMVKVLEEMHGTQQWKDALVKNGWTDAFMTGAEFEQFLKDQDNRVSSTLTELGLL